GCTGTGTGGCCACTTATGAGACCAAGGACACCAAGAACCGCCCGTTTAAAGTTGCCCTGAATGAGAAGCTGGAGGTCCTCATCAAAGACCCTGCAGGTGTGTACTCATATCAATGCTTAATGAAAAGCATTAAAAACTTCCAAGATTTTCAGCCCCAGTTAAAAGTGTGTTCTGTTTCCTTTCCAGGTTGGTGGCTGGTGGAGAATGAGGACAAGCGTCTGGCTTGGTTCCCTGCTCCCTATCTGGAGttaaatgaagaagaagaggagaacgATAATGAGTGTCTTCTTGGAGGTGCGATATTGGCACTAAGTTATCATGCCATGCTGATGCTCTTGCTCTTGGCACACGTAATGCAGACGGAGCAGTGCTTACATAACAGGCTAGATTACATAGCTGTGGTTTTTTTGATGTCATGCTTGTATTAGaggttatttgtttattttctgtcacaAATTTATTCCATGTCTCTGCAAAGTCTCCAAAAgagtctgtgttttgttgtttgagccTCTCTCTATATGTGCTGACTTCCAGGGGCCCTGTACTGTGCTGCAAGGAGCTATTCGACTAAGAAGGATGACGAGGTGTCTGTGAATATTGGCTCCGTGGTGGAAGTGCTGAGGAAATCAGACGATGGCTGGTGGCTCATCAGGTATCCCAGCTATCCTGTAGTCATGCTTTCATCACTGCCTCTTCATTGTCTACCTACATAAACATTGCAAACAtccaaaatatcaaattatttCTTGGAAAGATTTAATCCAGGATGTTTACCTGTGTATTAACATCAGAGGCATTGGTATATtagtttgtaatttttttttcacttgttttaagagaaaaagatttttacactgaatatgaaaactaaatgacttatttagatgatgttttttgtaatatagaaaaacaaaaacaagtttgCCCAAAATTGATCTCAAAACATCTTGCACCTATAACTGCATGCTGATAAATTATGAtttaaaggttaaaaataacccctctttccctttttgcAGATACAATGGCAAGACAGGCTATGTTCCCTCTATGTACCTGCAGCCATACAACAACCCCCGGGCGGGCCTGTACAGTGTGCAGAGGAAGCTGCACAGCTCCACCCTAAACCTGGCAACCAACGGATCAACTCACGGAAGCTCTATCAATCTGTCAAAGAGGGAAGCGCAAGCTGGTGTTTCCTATCCATCCAGCATTCTTGAAGAAAACATGCCAGGGCAGGATTCTCCACCAAAGTCCAGCGGTGAGCTAGATTTCCCGCTGCGGCTCCACAAGGCCTGTTCCCTGGATGTTCTTTCTGAGACTTGGACCCACATGGCCGTCCCACCCGAGGACCAGAGGGACATCTCAATCCTGGACAGCCGCAAGAGCAGCATGAGCAATATGAGCACTGAATCTGAACTCTCCATCTTATCCTCAAGCAGCTCACTGCGCAGCGGGTCTTCCTCAAGTCACAAAGAGCAAGAGCAGCGCCAGAGCCACCCAGACCGTACGGcatcctcaccctcacccaGCATCACCAGCAGCGGGCACAGCAACTCCGATTTCAGCCTCTCCAACCTGCCCAGCCCGAGCATGAGCTCTGACAGCATGGTGGCTTCTGTCGCCCCCAGGGTGCCACCCAGACCCAAGGCCCAGGAGATCCTGACCCGCTGCACCACCATGACCCGCAAAGCCGCCCTGGCATCCAAGGCCCGGCTTCTGCCTCAACCAGAGGCCATCCACAGCCGCTGAGGGGTGTGTGGGAGGTTGTTTGAAAGGGTGGGCCAAAGACGATGAGGTTACATATCAACCTAGTTACCCTTTGTGTTGTTGGGATAATTAACTATAATGAACTGACTTTTGTATTCTATGTTATATTCTGTGACAAGGCTTTGGATATTTTCAGTCTTTTATAGTTTTTAAAGAAGTTAAATAATTTCACTGACTTGTATTGTATAAACACAGTATATCCCTCTTTCCCattacacattttcacatgaagGAATCAGTGTATAGCTGCACTTTTTTGACAAAAGAAGAACACTATATCACATCAGTTAACTGCTCTGTAATTATGTACTTATATCATGTAGTACTACACTCTGAATACTAACACTGTAATGTCCCTACTGATGCACtctgtgtaaataaaatttGCAAACTACAATGTTTTTCTCTAATTGAAGTGTCACTATTTCACAACACCATGGCTTTAAGTCCAAATGTGAGTATAATGACTATTACTGGAATATCAGGCCATTATGACCTGGATTCTGGTATGTAGCATATTGAATGAATTCACTGCAAGTGAATGCATgaactgatattgatattggtgTTAGGTAGGCCATTCTGCTTGTGGAGAGGCAGTCTTGATTGAAAATGAACAGTTGCAGCATAGCCATATAGAACTGAAAGcctatacacacatgcaaacagaggAGCTCCATGTGACTGTATCATGCTAGCAGATGTCTGTGATGCTGTGCTAATGAATTCACACAAACAAGAAAGATACACAGTGACGCAGCTGAAGCAAAGAATGGTTACAGAAATTAACAGGCAATGTGAATGTAtagcaattttaaaaatatgaattatacatacaaacatgcataaaataatttgattataaatcTCAAGTGCAATTTACAGTAAATCCCTGGATCACCTGCACAAGCACTGGGGAAGAATAaaattgtgagaaaataaaatctcattAAACTGCAGAGACGGCAGACAGAAGTGGCTGTTAATTTGTAAAGATTTTAATTGGGGTTGAGGTGGATCACATGACCAGGGCTTTATTAGAGCTCTGGTCATGTGATACAATGGCTGAATAGAAGACTAGAGCCTGACCAGTACTGGCGTTTTGGGTAAAAAACCTCTGATAACCAAGCATTGTAAGCATCAGCAAAGTTTTCTAGGGATGAGAATCAAGCACTACAGCCTTgtatgatattttattgatcacacagagagaagagagagagaggtcagaggtcaggctcagctgCAGATCAGGGGCTGGAGCTTGCTGATCACAGACATGAACTTGTAGTGAACTATGCTGGGGTGAAGATCCTTCCTTCTCAATGTAAGCAACACGTCAAGTAAATATGTAATCTGTCCTTGCATGCTTTGGCTGGGCAGGCATAGTCTGGGCTGCATGTTCTAGTTTCACCGAAACACTTGGACCAGTCAGTACTGATATGCAGAAGAAAGGAGGGTGGAGATAGATCATGCATTCCTAATGCTGGGGCATCATTGTGTGTTACTGTCAGGAAGCTTTGGGAGGGTGTTGGACAGTGTATTTTTATGACATAGGACAAATAGAAAAGCTGGTGTTCTCAGCCATATTAAAGGGGCTGtaaacaagatttttatttcCCAATAGCACAATGTGACCATAATATCTCTGCGCAGATTCACATCCTCTCAATCAACATCAGTGACTCAAGGATTATTGGTCTGGTGCTGAGATTTCTATCTTTCAGAGCTCACAATGTGTTTACATAGACTGAAGCTTCGCAGTGATAGAAGGTAGTCCTTATCATCACCTGATACAGCTACACGGtctgaaaagcaaaaaatgtcATTCTAGACTAATTAATAAACCCAGTCAGAGTTGGGAAGccacttggaaaatgtagttaTACAAGCTACCAATTATTTAACACTGGAGGAACCTGAACTACAGCAAAGCTCCTCTCAGGCATAtagtttatatatatagtatagtcTATAGTCTATATAGTCTATATGCCTCTCAGGCATATTTCCAAGTGACAATGTATCTTTGCTTTTATAACCAAAAGTTGTTTGTGGTTTCAGTAGTTAGCTGCAtcaaatatgtcaaaaaaaaaaaaaaaaaaaaagttattgacTCCCTATGTGAATATGAATTTAGGTCAACGACAGGCAAGCTACTGCAAAATGCAATTCAGTCAGACAACTCACTTTTGGAATATTTTATTACAGCAGCAGAATATAGTTTGAGTTTGGCGTCTAAGCTCCGGGCTCATCAAATATGTTTACATAGGCCTGTAGATGCTGGGAAGTGATGAgtaaatatgtgtaaatatcttcCTCCTCTAGCTGGGGCCTGCAGGTGGGTGCTGGGATGGTGGCGAGGCTGAAAGGCAGgcagcagggcagcagcagcatcgaCATCGGAGggatcagagggagagaggggaaatttTGCAGCTTAAGTAGACCAGCAGATTGGAAGGATGTGTTTGGTGGATGAGATATGGGGAGTGAGGTATGTCACATGTATATGtagtggtggaaagagtgcCACAAATtcctactcaagtagaagtactgttactttgctgatattttactgcagtaaagTAGAAGTAcagctgtaaaaatctactaaAGTATacaaagtagctcatttaagaAGTACTggtgtgagtgactgagttcCTACGcaaaaactgcagtgaggaccctgtagactcaactgagaaatgtggaataagcacataatgtGATGGTCGAGTCTATGTGTTTCTCAAAGCcaggccaactcactgataCTTTCCCCTTTTTCCTAAATGATTCTCACTTCCATTGACCATTCTCTTATTTCATCCTTTAATTGGAAattcagaaatgacaaaaagcagaacAGACAAaatagaagcaggttcctcttctcatttttgctgactgagcttttattttgaaaggttacGCAATCTCTCATGGATCTCTGGGACGGATGTAATTTTCAAATGTAGTGAAGCACAATGCTCAAGCAAAAATGAGCTTAAGtttaaaaaacactcaaaacagtATAAGTACAAAAAAAACTGCTCAATTACAGCAATTAGTAGCAggagtaaatgtaatttgctgccTGCACCTCTGGTATGTAGCAGTGCACCTTGAGTTGACTGCCTGACCTAGCTCGCAGGCGTCACTCCACTGTGCATAATGAGACTACTCCTCAAAACTTATGACAGCAGCTATCCAAAGGAATAAGATCACACTTGCCTAAGGAAATATTTCAGTTAATGATTCTGTTTCATGAGGGACATGATGTTTTCAGCGATACATCAGTGATGAATTTGCTGAGCGAGCACACCTCAGCATCGTGTGTTTAACTTCCGCTCACGTCAATCTGACAATAACATGTGAGCCACGGTTAACAAAATGATAACAATACCCACATCTGTGTCACAATGCCTTTGTAGATGCACACACCATGACAAAAGTGtcaaaattgcatttttgaaAACGGAAAAGCTAATTGTGCAATATAATATCATTACAGTATCCGTTTGGTAAGATTTGGTAATATTAAACAATACCTAATTGTGTCACTAAATTGTTTAAGTAAGACTGATACAATAGATATTTAAATGCACAGCAGGAAATAAGTCTGAGAATTTTCTGGTCTTGCTTCACAGTGAATCAGAATAAGGCCTTAGTTTGGTCAGATATTGTCACAAGAGAaggatttattgtgttttatacaTTTACGACCAACAAAGACAAGGAAGTGTGATAGGTTAATTATGCGTGTGCGGGGAAACGTCGGACACATTGCTTGACCTGATGGCCCACTTCCAGCTGTGAGTTCACCAGCTGATACGGCCgtgtgcgcacgcgtgtgtgtgtgtgtgtgtgtgagagagagagagagagagagagagagagagatttgtatAGTAAGTTAGTGACTGTGTGTagttttgtgcgtgtgtgtgtgtgcatgcgcgcatgcatgtgtgtgtctaaatgtTGCAGCAGCTAGGAAAGTCCTGCAAAAGTCTCAGAATAGTTTGTTTAGTGAGTCATGATGTGGGGTATCAGTGCATTACACTCCATAAACCTCACAGATCACATCACTACTGTGGAACTGCAATAAACCTCTGATGCCGAAAACTCAATCAAGACTCTCccagttgttattattattgctaaaTAAAATATCTCAGACAACACAAAGATGTGGATGTCCACACACTGATTTAACAATCCATTTAGTctaatttcagtgtttttttgtgtgttaaaaaaaattgtcagtTGGATGAGGCAGTCCCTCGTTTCCTAATGAATTTGTGTCGAGAATTTTCTTGAGTTAagtgtcatttttgtttcatattcatatatactgATTTTCATTCAAATTGCAGTCATTGCCTCTGCTTGTGAGAGGGTGTGTGGAAAAGTGTTCCTCCCCAGAGCTGCAGCCACTAAACCACCTTCTCTGAGGATACAAAGGGATAGAAAGGGACAGGGTTTGAATCTCCAGTTTGTCAAGTCCTACTTGCCAGCAGTGTGGCAGGTTCCTCCTGAATTCCTCTGAAGACCATATAAGTCGAAGACTGCCTATTGAACGTGGTCCCTGTTAATTGCCGCCTGCAGCTATACTTATACttgttccaagaaaaaaatccaaaatgcaaacctgcactggaaataagtggaatatctcatcctactggcagaaaaataagattttcaaGACTGAAAGTAAGGCTAAATAATTTGCTAAGATAGAGAAATAGAGCTTTTAAGATAGaggtttgttttgcagtgcacgCACTAGAAGAACAGGACATGTTGGCACAAAATATGTATACGATATCATTATCTAAAAATATATGACGCACAGTCTGTTGACTCCTAGGATATCTTTCATGCCAGCAGTCCCAGCATCACATTTCTCAGCAGGTGTGACTCTCATCTTCACGTAACTCAGCAGTGCAACTTAATTATCTCTTGATGAGGATCATAAAGCATCTCTGTCCTCATGATTACACAAGCCGCTTCCtctgacagaaacaaagagatgCTTCCTTGAAGGAaatccttttttcttctttatcagCAGGGCAAACAGGTCGCACATGGTTCTAATAATAACAATCCTAACAGTAAAAGCTGGCCCGAGCAGCTCAGATAGAGGCGATCTGATAAGAAACACTCTGTTACACGTGTGCAGCACATGTGAaaggaaatttgaaaatgttttcctaCCATTTCAGTGGGAGCTTTTTCTGCATTCTTGTGGAATAAATCACGTCACCAGGTGAAATTAATATATGCATACCAACACACTtctacatacactactcacaaaaagttagggatatttggctttcgggtgaaatttacggaaaatgtcaaaagttcacgctacagtgatattatatcatgaaagtagggtatttaagtagaagcatgcactggtgatttcctcatctcaaacaatttcttgaaacaaaagccaacaacagtggtgggtataccacaacaaaaaatgtcaatgtctcaataacttgtcatgtgcccttgagcatcaattacagcttgacaacgacgtctcatgctgttcacaagtcgacttattgtctgctgaggcatggcatcccactcttcttgaagggcggccctcaggacattgaggttctggcaGGGCTGGACTGGGAGATTATTTCAGGCCAGGAAGTAGTCATCCACCCAGGCCATCCGGGGGGGGGTTCGTTGGAGTGGAGCGGGGGTTGGAAGCCTACACATACAGGCACTAGCCACTCCAACACTAACTCTGATGTCACATAGCCACTCCATATTTATGTCAACTGCCTGGTTTTCATATGTCTGCAACTTGTTACAGGTTGGtgattaataataaagaataactaccatttttgtaatgtaatcccAAGGAACATGCAAATGACTCATGTACCACCTATCACATGCCCTACTGTAGACATTGTTGTGTACCTTCTGCCAATGGTCGTGCACtggcctctctttctgcagcaccaacaggactgctatcaataccaccaccacctttgaatagcaaacatagaattattgtgttttgcattcactataagaataatggaatgattatatcccatttgttgcacaaaaaaaattaatctcaaaggcagtaaaaaaaaatatggcttgtaaatcagtgattttaaaacctcaatccttatttaatttcaaaacttttgaatttcaagtccaGGTCCTACAATTCTACACTGTACGTGTAAAATCtaatcctcagtgttaattTAACTCTAACCGAGAGTGTACATGGCCTAAAGAACCTCCTACTGAgaagaaccagtgtgttttagaaaactcacttgctgaagcatcacttttttttgacggtgcgacagcgaggggggggctgaataacaagggcaacttgaggcacttggcagcgtcttcctcgagtgcctttctttttttctctctctccctttctgccccacctttcctctttttttccccggatttggattggggtccatggaaaaatttatttatcaactgcaatgtaatcactaaacctttccttccgcctcctccgctctcctccacagtccaacacactcgcgcgagtcgccacaccccctcctatgtttacagcgtgctcggactgtttgggcgggtgttaatcaaaacaaaccaatcacgtcttgagcttgtcacaggctgctggcctctgattggcctggcctggcctgtccctctgtaagggacaggccaaccggagagcggaccggcatgacagctgattggcctggccggcgacctgtccaaaaaaaaaaaaaaaaaaaaaaaagacaggcaggccagcaggccagtgacaggccggcgcttcgggaattctcccggttctcccgatgtacagtccgggcctgggttctggggtacagagctccgagcctctacacggcgacacagctgatcccataggttttctatgggattcaggtctggagaaagtgcaggccactccatttgaggtaccccagtctccagcagccgttccctaatgatacgacctcgatgagctggagcattgtcgtccatgaagatgaaattaggcctgtgttgttcatgcaggggcacaatgactggattaatgatgttattcaggtagtatgggcttgtcactgtaccattcacaaagtgtagggcagttctgtactgactagacacacctgcccacactgtaacaccaccaccaccaaaggcttgtctggtgacaacagtggctgatgcatagggctctccttgacgtctccaacatcgttggcggccatcatttctgctcaacatgaatcggctttcatcagagaacagcactgaggcccactggtccctcatccagcgtaaatgctccctggcccatgcaagacgatgacacctgtgcctggtggtgtggtcaggtacccttgcaggtcgtctagcacgcagaccatgctgatgtaaacggtttcgaatggtctgacgtgacacttgggtgcctctcacctcccttaaacgtgcctggagttgagtggcattcatcatccggtttcgtagggcactgttcacaatgaagcggtcatcagtgtgggatgtggccaaaggacatccacttctatgcctttctgtgactcttccagtctctctgtatctctgttgcaacctgctgatgacactctgtgacactctaagctcagtggccacttccgtctgagaacatcctgtttgaagcctcgcaatggcgagctgctgctgatcaattgttaggtgtcgtcttggtctcatgatgtcaaaatgtgaacagcataatgaggaggactgtttaaataccaattctaattgaaccaggaaatttattggtcgattcatggatcaaacacctgatgtgaattttgccgttaaactccttgttagagaacagcaacttgtgcaaaaagtactgaaacactgaacagttggacatgtgcattcaaaagtttacagaaggtcacattaagttcacctgtaaaggttataatgcattttaggttcatcctgaaatttcacccgaagccaaatatccctaactttttgtgagtagtgtatatagcTCTTGTCCTCACATAAGGCTCCATAATTACTGAGTGACACGCACAACGTATAATGATAGGTCAGCTGCATGAGTTTGTACTGCATACAATAAGGAGTGGCAACAGCTTTACGTAAAAGATTTGATGACTGATAATTAAGCTGGAATTGATCTCTCATTCTTCAGAGCGAACAGACACACTGTTCATGATCCACTCCCTTTGACAAAACATAAATGTGACTCAGGTTTACAGGTTATGGCTCCTGGGAAATATGCATCATCACACAGTgttgtggaggaggaggttctCAAAGACTATTGACAGGACGCCTTTGATGGAAGtgcattttttcacttgataaatGAGAAGCTGCAATAACGAGAGCGAAAATATAAGCGcaatattgtttttcatttatatatacagtacaggccaaaagtttggacacaccttctcattcaatgcgttttctttattttcatgactatttacattgtagattctaactgaaggaatcaaaactatgaatgaacacgtgtggagttatgtacttaacaaaaaaaggtgaaataactgaaaacatacatatattctagtttcttcaaaatagccaccctttgctctgattactgctttgcacactcttggcattctctcgatgagcttcaagaggtagtcacctgaaatggtttgaatgagaaggtgtgtccaaacttttggcctgtactgtatatctatatatatctatatctatctatctatctatctatctatctatctatctatctaaatatagatagatagatagatagatagatagatagatatagatatatagatatagatatatatagatagatattttattccacatttaCAGTTTGGCTTTTTTGCCTTATGGCTATGTATTctcatttacagttttaatttgTCTTGTTTATGGTTTGgtttaatatttataatttggttttctcatttacttttttttttattttatttgtttattttatttgttacctTCATATGCTTCTCCTAAAGGGAAATTTCTGAAAGGTTTCAACAAGTACATCTATACATGTACATATGCCAAAGcatctttttcatattttttcttatggATCGTGACAAAGGAAACCAAATGTATTGTGTCAGAGGGTACAGTATCTATGCCCTAATAGTGTCCAGCCCCAGAAATaagcatgtgtttgtatgtattttgttttcacacacactttatatGCTATATCTGATTCACACTTGGAAAATTTTAATAATGCATATGACAGGTGGAGTGACAGCTATGGTGTCTCCTGTTAAATGGATGAATAGATGCTGCCCTCGAATGCACATAGACTGCTCCAGCTCTCACAGCTAATTCATATCTGCATGTGAACACAAGTCCTTGAAGCCTACATCAGTTCATTTAAGAGTGAAGTCAACTTGACATgactaaaacaaaccaaaccaaacaaaacaaaacaaaacctttttttcacCACTCACTCTGTGGTCCCAGCCGGGCACTGacccagcagcagagctctgacTCACCGCTCCAGAGAGCACGGCCATTGAAAGCTTTGCCGTAGTAACAATGGCAGctgttgtgtgtggtgtgggaggtgagggggtggggtggggcagGGATACATCTGGGTTCTCCATCACTTTGACATGATGGATGTGGAAGTGGGTTTTACAAACTTCGCAGCAGCCGCTGGTCTGTAGGCCTCTGTGTCAGAGAGGACCAgaatgatgatgtcattgtcaTGAGGCATGATGTTTCctgctgtcattgtgttttggatgtttatttgtttgttgttaggCACAGCTGACACACTGCTGTTCACCCATCAGGAGCAGCTTTCATGGCCGAACTGTGGATGATGGTGAGTTATGGAGTCAAAGTCCAAATCAATGGTGCTTATAAAATTTAAATCATATACTGGTTGATATTTTCAGGCAGTCCaggctgttttgtgttttctgaatgaATGAGAAGAAATTAGAAGATTCatgaatcacaaaaaaaagtctaaGGTGTACCTGTGTTTTTTCAGTAATCTTGCTTGGTTTTTACCTTGAGACAAAAAAAGTATCATATCTGATCCCAGGCATAAGCTATACGGTTTTCCATCTGAAAAATCTGGCGAAActttgtgttcattcattcGAAGAGATTTTATCTGAGGTATGTGGAGCTGCATGTGCTGAAAAAGCAGAGCTGAAAATTGCTCTGAATCAGGCAAATGACTTGTTATTGACATTATTTCAAATCATTGCCCTAAAACCTTAACCAGAGGAAACCCATGCCAAACTAAAAAGCGTTGATCTAAAACTGTGGATGTGGCTGTCTGAGTGCCTGCAGCTTGATGATACGggtttattttgatgtttgactctgttttcacctgtgtgttctgtgtttcaGAGTGGGGGCTACgatgtggatgtgtttgtggaGCGCCCGGGCAGCGATATGTTGTGTACCATCTGCAGGCTGGTCCTCAGGTGTCCCGTCAGGACGGCCTGCAGCCACGTCTTCTGCAAGAGCTGCATCCTGGAGTGGATTAAGAGGTATTTAGCATGAAGAGATATATCATGTCACCCAGCTAGAGATATACTACAGTGCCCATAATGAATTAAATGAGTATCAAATGTTGCGGGTAATTAAACATGCTACATGCGGCTTTCTAACATTGCTTGATCAGTACCATCATCACCTTCAGTTCCATTGTTCCATTTAGGACTAAAAcagagcccccccacccccaccccttttattttttccttttctttttgatacacctaaaaaataatcttgttGACATGAATGGCTTGTGCTCTCCAGACAGGAGACATGTCCGTGTTGCAGGAGGCTCATCAGCGTTAGTCACATGGTTGTCCTGCTGAGGCTGAACAAAGCCATTAGCCACCTGAAGGTGAAGGTGAGTcacatgtgtttttctgttttgcccCTGTCTGTCATTAACTGACATAAGACAATAAAGCTATAGCCAGCTTTAGATTCTACAGTAGCATGGGAAGTAATTCTGCACACTTCTGGCAGTGGCTTGGTTGGACTAAACAGAGGCATAACTGAGCAGTTAGCATTAGTTAGTATGAGCAATGATAGCCACAatgactgaacagacaaagaaaacagcaccACCTACAGGAAGTCAACAGAAAAACCAAGGAGAAAGAGTCTCGCCCACTCcgtttgattggcaggtgaagtgcagtgcagcgcagaaacttaaaaaaaaaaaaaaaaacagatctcaAAGAAACTCTctttcaaaaagtgaaaatgtcaggCACACAGCCTAAGTTATATTTTTGTTCAGAGTCTTTTGCCAGTTTGGATGTGACTCGACTCGGTGACTTTGAGGTTGAGGTGCAGcgtgttcatttgaatttgaggGTATTTTCAGCAGATGAGCTGATTTAAATAGTTTCATGCTTCCTGTTCCTGCTCACTGTAACTTACTGACTTCATGAGGCAGATGATCTGCTCTGTGGAGTAATTATATTCACTGTGAGAATGAATTTACATCTCATAACAATTTCAAATATAGACTTAGGGCCTGTCTAATGAACCATACTGCCAGAAAATATCCCCGAGTAAGTCAACACaaattctcttctctttctccctgtctcacacatgtacgcacacacacacacacacacacacacacacacacacaccctcccactCATTATCACCCTCCCCCTCTGATTTCATTCTCTACAT
This genomic interval from Myripristis murdjan chromosome 19, fMyrMur1.1, whole genome shotgun sequence contains the following:
- the noxo1b gene encoding NADPH oxidase organizer 1b, with the protein product MVGEQRCAISVRIIGVLHKDAPKLKVFMTSVSWSDDSEVIVYRSFQEFKEFHRQLKKRFPLLNPLKRKDRVIPKFRVRTVKSSLRQKGSSQSVRRMRFLEGYCSKLMRCDLTVTQSSEVTQFFMPKEQDLQPDLTKNCIMILLSDDGSGEGGGSVNHQPAGNITHPFVNQTYRCVATYETKDTKNRPFKVALNEKLEVLIKDPAGWWLVENEDKRLAWFPAPYLELNEEEEENDNECLLGGALYCAARSYSTKKDDEVSVNIGSVVEVLRKSDDGWWLIRYNGKTGYVPSMYLQPYNNPRAGLYSVQRKLHSSTLNLATNGSTHGSSINLSKREAQAGVSYPSSILEENMPGQDSPPKSSGELDFPLRLHKACSLDVLSETWTHMAVPPEDQRDISILDSRKSSMSNMSTESELSILSSSSSLRSGSSSSHKEQEQRQSHPDRTASSPSPSITSSGHSNSDFSLSNLPSPSMSSDSMVASVAPRVPPRPKAQEILTRCTTMTRKAALASKARLLPQPEAIHSR